The DNA segment GCGTGCAGGCGACCTCAGCCGTATCCGTCGTTACCATCCCCGATCACCTGCTCGCTTCGATTTCGGTATTCCCTTGGCGACGTCCCATTTAGCAATCGAAACTGCCGGCTGAAATAATTACTGTCTCCGAAACCGACCGTCAGGGCGATTTGGGTGATGCTCTGATCACTTTGCTGAAGCAATTGACAGGCTCGTTGGATCCGGCGACGAATCAGGTACTTGATCGGCGGAGCGCCCATCGTCGCTTCGAAGGTGCGAATAAAGTTTCGTCGTGACATCCCCGAGATTTCGATCAGCTCTTTTAGCGAAATCGGGTCGGTGTAGTGCCTTTCGATATGGGCGATCGCTTCGGCGATTCGGAGCAGGGATTTGCTTTGTGGATTTCGTGACTGGTTGTAGCAGCGAGCCAGAAAGGTTGCCAATTGCAGCCACGTCGTCGTTGCCATCACACCGAATCCGGGTCCTCGCTGGTCTAGTTCCCCCTCCAACTGGTCGACCAACCGAATCGCTTCGGCCAATTCAACCGGCGCCAACTGCAAGCGACTACTGAACATATGCCGTTTCCGCCAAGCAGGCTCCAAGGTGAATAGCGTGTGATACCCCGGTAGGGAATGAAGATCACTGAAAGCGAGCGGCAATTGAGCGGAGTCGAACAACACATTGATCAGGCTCAGACGATCCATATTTAAATAGTCATGAGGTCGATCGCCTCCGATGACAAACGTATCGCCTGCAGTCAATTCGTAGGTGTCTTCACCCGTTATATGGACCCCTTTTCCCCCCGTGATGATCACGATTTCCGAGAACTCGTGCGAATGCAGGCCAAAGGGTTCTTGCGGATCACGCCGTTCCACTGCGATCGGGAACCCATCGGGGTGGAACCAATCCTGCTTCCTCAGTTTTCGAATCATTCGCCTACCCCAATCAAATAGCCCTACTGGGGATCCTGCTCCATCGAGAATCCACACGCGGGTAAATCCAAGAACCTGCTCCTCGGGCTGCAAACCGGCCAGCCCGGCACTATTGTGCTACTTCGTGTCACAATCGTCAAGGTTTTACGATCGAATATCACTAAACTATGGCTACAGCAGCTTCACTAGAATGCCGGAAAGAGCCTTTCCTTTCCCTTGACCCGGAATCAGCCCATGACCAATCCAGCCAATATCGAGAAAGCTTTTCTGCTTGCCAAGGAGCAATACGCATCACTTGGAGTGGACGTCGACGCCGCTTTGGAAAAAATTCGAAGCGTTGCGATCTCGGTTCACTGCTGGCAGGGGGACGACGTTGCGGGCTTTGAAGGGGATGAGGGAGCCCTCGGCAACGGGTTGGCCGTGACCGGCAACTATCCCGGACGCGCTCGGACGGCGGATGAACTGAAAAGCGACCTGGAACTTGCCTACTCGTTGATCCCGGGCAAGCACCGTTTGAACCTGCATGCAATGTACGGGGACTTCAATGGCCCCGTCGATCGCGATCAAATCGAAGTCGAACACTTCCAGGGCTGGATCGATTGGGCGGCAAGCCAAGAAATCAGTTTGGATTTCAACCCCAGCTATTTCTCTCATCCCAAGGCAGCGGACGGGTTTACGCTTGCACATGCCGACGAGGGAATTCGCCAGTTCTGGATCGACCACGGCATCGCCTGCCGCAAGATCGCCGCAGCGATGGGGAAAGCCCAAGGGAATCCGTGCATCAACAACTTCTGGGTCCCCGATGGCTACAAGGACACTCCAGCCAGTCGTAAGGCGCCGCGTGAGAGATTGGCGGCATCGCTAGACGCAATTTTCTCTGAAAACCTACCGGCAGCCCACACGTTGGATGCTGTTGAATGCAAGCTATTTGGGATTGGCAGTGAAAGCTACGTTGTTGGGTCCCATGAATTTTACATGGGATATGCGATCTCGCGCAACAAGGTTCTTTGCCTAGACGCAGGGCATTTTCATCCAACGGAAGGGATCTCCGACAAAATCTCTTCGGTCTTAATGTATGTCCCAGAACTACTCTTGCATGTCAGTCGTGGGGTTCGCTGGGACAGTGACCACGTCGTCACTTACAGCGATGAATTACAGGCGATCATGCAAGAAATCGTTCGCGGCGATTACCTGAACCGAGTCCACATTGGTTTAGATTTCTTTGATGCCAGTATCAATCGCGTCGCCGCCTGGGCGATCGGAACTCGCAACGCATTGAAGGCGCTTTTGGCAGCCTCGCTGGAACCTACCGAAAAACTTCAGCAACTGGAGCGTGATGGCGATTTCACGTCCCGCCTAGCATTAATGGAAGAACAAAAAACGATGCCGCTGGGTGCGATCTGGGACCACTACTGCCAGTCCGTCGGCGTCCCCGTCGGTGCCGAGTGGCTGAACAAAGTCCAAGAATACGAGAAAACGACGCTTTCCCTCCGGAGCTCTTGCTCGGCAACCGTGTAGCGTCCTTCACTACTCACTCCAGTCATTACACTGGAAACCGAATCACCCCGTTAATCAGAAACCACGAGAGCCCTCATGACGGACGACAACGCCTCGAACTCAGGTGGAGAATTTGAACGCGAACCGGTTCCAAATTCCGCACTGCTAGGTTCAGGAAAATTCTGGGGCATGTACGCCGGCGAACATGCCGCGGGTACGGAATTCATGATCGGTCCCCTTTTTCTCGCGGCAGGGGCCAGTCTATCGGACCTATTGCTGGGTCTGTTGCTGGGCAATTTTTTAGCCGTGCTGACGTGGCGGTTCCTAGTGGTACCGATCGCAATGGCCAAGCGAATGACGCTGTACTACCAACTGGAAAGAATCGCCGGGGGATCCTTGGTCAAGTTCTATAACTTGATCAACGGCCTACTTTTCTGCTTTTTAGCGGGCGCGATGGTAACGGTTTCAGCTTCGGCGGTTGGAGTTCCATTTGACATCACCTTTGATGTACCAAGCAACATGTTCGGGTTAAGCAACCCATCCTTCACGGCATTGGTTGCAATCGTAGGGATCGTCATCGCCGCGGTTGCAGCGGGCGGATACGAACGGGTCGCACGTTTTGCAAATATTGCGGCCCCCTGGATGATCGGCGTCTTCGCCGCCTGTGGAATCGTCTCGCTAACCCAGATGGACGCGACCAACATGGCCGCATTGTCAGAGGGAAAATACTGGACCGATGCGGTAGCCTTTGTTCAAGAGAAAAACGGATCGGAAACCTTTGGGTTCTGGCAGATTGTTGTCTTTGCTTGGTTGTGCAACGGAGCGATGCACTTCGGGATGGCCGACCTTTCCATCTTTCGTTTTGCCCGCAGTAAGGCCTCTGGCTGGGCTCCTGCCATCGGGATGTTCCTGGGACACTACATGGCCTGGATTGCCGCCGCCCTCCTCCTGGCGGCGTTGATTAAACTGCAACCGGATCTAGCAACCGGAGCCGACGGGAAGGTGGTCGCCAATCCCGGTATGCTTGCGTACCAATCGCTCGGGTGGGCAGGAATCATCTGCGTCGTGATCGCGGGTTGGACAACCGCCAACCCCACGATCTACCGCGCCGGCCTAGCGTTCCAGGGCGTGTTACCGAAAACTTCGCGAACCGCGATGACTTTGACTGCAGGGGCGGTCGCAACCATCGCCGGAGCGTTCCCCAATCTTTCGGCTCAACTGCTGGGATTTGTCGGTACTTACGGAACCATCTTAGGCCCGATGGGAGCCGTCATCTTTGTCGATTTTTATCTACTGAAACGTTTTGGACTTCGAGACGAATACGCCACCCACAGTGGAATCAAAGTCAATTCAGCCGTGATGATTGCCTGGTTGCTGCCGGTGATCGTCGGCCTGTATCTGATTTTCTGGCAGGGCATCTTTGCTGCGTATGCCGTCATTCCGTGCTGGGTTGCCTGTGGAATCCTCTACCTAATCCTTAGCAAATTCACCCAACGAACACTGCCGAACCAAGAGGCCTTATCTCATGAATAAAATTGCCAAAATTGTTTCTTTGATAACGCTTGGATTGGTGATTGTCCCGTGCCTGCAGTTCTTCGTGGGCACAGCCAGTCTGGAAACCGTCAAAACAACCGCCTTGATCGGCACCATCGGTTGGTTCATTGCCACCCCGATATGGATGAGCCGCCCGCTGCCGAGCGATGCTGAACGAGTTGAAATCTAGAAATCACTGAACTCCCGGAATTTCCCCCATGCTTTGCAACATGAAAACGCTATACACAACTTTTGGACTGCTACTTGGACTATTTGTCGTCGCCAATGTGGCGGCCGTGGAACCTGTCCATCTTCGCTGTGAGTACCTCGAGAACCCGGTGGGCATCGACATCACTCAGCCTCGCCTGAGTTGGCAACTAGAATCCAAGACGCGTGGGGAACAGCAAACGGCCTACCGGATCCTTGTCGCTTCGACTGCCGAGAAATTGGCAAGCGATGAGGGAGACCTGTGGGATTCTGGGAAGATCGATTCGAACCAAACCCTCTTTATTAAATACGCGGGGACTCCGTTAACATCCCGTCAACAATGTTTTTGGAAAGTCCAAGTCTGGGACCAACAGAATGGGGATGCGAAATCGGCACCAACGTCGGTCAGCGAACCAGCGTCGTGGTCGATGGCGCTGCTTAAGGATTCCGACTGGTCTGCCGAATACATCAGTTACGATGACAAAGAACCGATCTATACGGATACGGAAAACCTCTATCTGCCCGCGGCCCGGCAATACCGCAAAGAGTTCCACGCTTCGAATCAAATAGTGCGTGCTACCGTCTATGCGACTGCGTTGGGGATCTACGAATTGCACCTGAATGGGCAAAGAGTTAGCGATGCCCTCTTTGCCCCTGGCTGGACCGATTATCGGCAGCGAGCCTACTACAATACCTACGATGTGACCCAAATGGTTCAATCAGGTGACAATGCGTTGGGAGCCTGGGTGGCGGACGGTTGGTACAGCGGCTACGTCGGTTTCGGTTTACTTACAGGCATGGGGACCGAGAAAACCGGACGTGCCACCTACGGGAAAACGCCTTCGGTGATGGCTCAGTTAGAAATCGAGTATGCCGATGGTTCACGCCAAGTCGTCGGGACCGATTCCACTTGGAAGGTGACCGGAAACGGCCCGATTCAAGAGGCCGACCTGCTGATGGGCGAAGCGTACGACGCGCGAAAGGAAATGCCTGGTTGGTCACGCCCGGGATTTCGTGACGACACTTGGGATCAAGCGGTCCTCGCCAAGGATAATGGCCACCCAAAAGCAAAATTCTTCCAACGCCACAATCCTGAAAAACCGGGACAAGGCGTTCGCAATCTAGGCATCGAAACCGACTTTGGTTTCCAACGCCCCAAACTGGAAGCTTTTCCAGGCGTCGCTGTCCGCGTAACGGAACAGCTTCGGACCAAAACGGTAACCAAACGGGACGACGGGACATTCATGTTTGATCTAGGGCAGAACTTTGCCGGAACGATCCGCTTAAAAGTCAAAGGGCCTGCCGGACAGAAAATTCGTATTCGGTATGGCGAAATGCTCCACCCCGATGGCCGCCTGATGACGGAGAATCTCCGCAAAGCACGGGCAACCGATTTTTATATTTGCAAAGGCGACCCCGAGGGTGAAACCTACGAACCTCGTTTCACGTTCCATGGATTCCAGTTCGTTGAACTATCGAATTGTGCAACACCGCCAACCAAGGAAGCCGTCACCGGTTTGGTGATCCACAGCGATACGCCAATGACCAGTACATTTACGTGTAGCGATCCAATGGTCAATCAACTGTTCAAGAATGTCGTTTGGACTCAGCGTGCGAATTTCCTAGACCTGCCGACCGACTGCCCTCAACGTGACGAGCGAATGGGCTGGACCGGCGACGCGCAGGCCTATGTCGCGACCGCGGCCTACAACGCAGACATCGGAGCCTTCTACACGAAATGGCTTCGAGAGCTGATGGAATCTCAACGTCCCAGCGGTGCCTTCCCCGGATACGCTCCGTTCCCGTTCCAGCATGGTTGGGATTTTGGGACCGCTTGGGCCGATGCGGGGGTCATTTGCCCTTGGACAATCTGGCAGTTCTATGGCGACACCCAAGTCATCGAAGATTGCTGGGAACCGATGGAACGATTCATGGACTGGCGCAACCGAACCAGTGTCGATAACCTTGGCGTCGCCCACGGGAATGCCTGGGGAGACTGGTTGGCCCAAGGTGCGGAAACGCCGCTCGATTACGTCGACACCATCTACTACGCAATTTCGGCCAACATGATGGCTGAAATGGCTGCCGCGACGGGACGCGCTGACAAAGCCGCCGCGTATCGAGGTCAATTCGAAAAAACGAAAGCTGCCTTTCAAGCGAAATACCTAAACGCTGACGGCAGCGTGAACGTCAATACGCAAACCGCACAAGCGCTTGCTCTGTTTGCGAACCTGATCCCCGACAAGATGCGTGACCAGACCGGTCAACACCTTGCCAAGATGGTGGCCGAAAACGGCAACCACATGGCAACCGGCTTCCTGGGAACTCGGCCGCTGCTGCCCGTCCTTTCGGCTTCGGGACAAAACGACCTTGCAGCCTTTCTGTTGCAGTCACGCGAATTTCCGTCGTGGGGTTACGAAATTTCCAATGGAGCCACCACCATTTGGGAACGCTGGGACAGTTACACCAAAGAGGACGCTTTCGGACGCCATAACGCGGCCATGAATTCGTTCTCGCACTATGCGTTTGGAGCGGTCTGTGAATGGATGTTCGCGACCTTGGCAGGGATTCAATCGGATGGTCCAGGGTTCCAGAAGATCATCATCCATCCGCATCCGCCGGCTCCCGGTAGTAACGGAATGCACAAGCCGATCGACTGGGTGAAAGCCAGCTATGATTCGATCCGCGGAACCATCCGCAGCGACTGGAAGATCGACAACGATCGCTTCCACTTAAACGTGACGATCCCTGCCAACACCACGGCAACGGTTTACCTGTTAACCGCAGATCCCACCTCGATCACCGAAGGCGGAAAAGCCCTGCAGGGGAATCCCTTTGTGAAGTTGCTTCGCCACGAAGCGGGGGCCGCCGTCCTTTCGGTCGCATCGGGAACCTATGAATTCTCCGCGACCAATGGGATCAAAAATTCAGACCGAACATTGGTCACGTCGAAACCGAAGGACACTTCGATCAATCCGGACCGAATCGACCTAACCGGAGCCAAGAAAGTTGCCAGCTGGGATTTCTCCAATCCTGCGGATGTGGCCAAGTGGGTCGAACGAAAAGGAGTCGAAATCGTGCAACGCGACGGGAAAACGATGTTGGTTGCTACCGCGGATGATTCGCAAATGGCGGCTCGCTTAAGCGCTGAAGCGAGCGGAAACATTGCGATTGAATTGGTAGCGATGCCCGCCGACGGAGCGTCCAGCCAGTTTTTCTGGGCTGAATCTTCAAAAGGCTTTAACGGGATCCAGCAATCAAAACGGACGCTGAAGCCTGCGGAACAAGTGAACGCTTACCTATTTAAAGTAAGCGGCTCGGAACCGGTCGGACAGCTCCGTTTCGATCCGTTTGCAACCTACGACAAGTACGCCGATGCCGGCGAAATGATCATCGAATCGATATCGGTCTATCAACTTGCCCAATAGGTTCCTGTTAGCTGGCTGCCCCGGCAGCCCTCCCTTTCACTTACCTGGCAGGCGATCACCTGTCGGGTAAGACCTTGGGGGCGTGCCCCACAAGCAATTGCTGATTTCCCCAAGGTAGCAAATCGGCTTGAGCGGCCGGAAAAGACCTCCGTCGTATGGTGGTGTCACCGGCCAGCTTGCGGCGTTGGGCGAACCGAAGTCCACGCCACCACTGGCCATTCTCTTATGAACACAATGCAAATTCGAATCGCGACGACGGCTTGCTTATCTCTGCTGGCAGGCCTGATTTCTGCCGCAGATCACCCCAACATTCTATTTGTATTGACCGAGGACCAAGGGGCTCACATGAGTGCTTTAGGAACTCCGGGGTTGCAGACGCCACACATGGATTCGATCGCGAAATCAGGAATTACCTTCCGGAATGCCTTCGTTGCGTACCCCGTGTGTTCAGCCTCAAAAGCGGCGATTTATACAGGCCTTCACTGCCATACGAATGGGATCCTCAACAACACCCACAACTACCATAAACCTGCGGATCAAGTCACCGCGGAAGAACACAACCGACTGCTTGCCAGGAAAAACCGAATCCAAGACCGGTTCACAACCCTACCTGAAATCTTGCGGGCCAACGGGTACTACCAAGGCGTCACCCACAAACTGCATGTCCTTCCCAATCGCAAATTTCCGTACGATGAATTTTTGCACGGCAGCAAGCAGGAAATCGCCGATTTCATGACGCATGCGGCAAGCCGGAAGCAACCCTGGTTCTTGCTGGTCAACATTCCCAATTCTCACCGTCCTTATCCCAACAGCGATAAAAAACCGATCCGAGTGAACCCTGATTCGGTCTCGCTACCGGCGTTCCTCCCCGATACGCCGACGGTCCGCAAAGACTGGTCAGAATACCTTGCGGGGATCGAAGAAGCAGACGTATTGACCGGACAGGCCCTCGCTTCCCTCCATAAATCCGGACAGGCAGACAACACGATTGTGATCTTCATGAGCGATCATGGGCCCACGTTCCAGCATGGAAAAATGACTCTTTACGATTTGGGGCTTCGGGTTCCCCTGATAATAAGTGGACCGGGAATAGCGGCAGATGCGACAAGGAAAGAGCTGATCAGCGAACTTGATTTACTGCCGACATTGCTTGAATGGTGTGGGCTTCAAGCCAATATCGATTATCCACTTCACGGACAATCCTTCGCCGATTTACTGAATGCCGAGCAAAAGCCAAGCGATCAATCGAAACGCAGGGAGTACGTTTTTGCGGAAATATCGAACCGAGGGCCATTACCCAATGATGGAATGCAAGAACGTTCGGTTTTCGATGGCCGCTGGAAACTGATCTATCGTAAAAATGTTAAAACCGCTTGGCGGCAAGTGAATGCGGATTCGCGACAATTCAAGACTTGGGGAAATCGGACCTACGCCGAAACGGTTCGGGTAAAAGACCAGTTCCCCATGCAGTACCGCATTTTAGCGGAGATGGATCCACAAAATCTTGGGGCGGTGGTCCCCGAAATCGAGCTTTATGATTTGCAGTCGGACCCTGATGAAATCGAGAACCTCGCCGCGCAACCGGAACACCAACCAACCCTGAAGCGGCTTTCGGCAGCTCTCCAAGACTGGGCAGAAGAAACCAACGACACCGCGTTACTCGGGACTACGGAAAAAGCCCCCGAGATTCGAAACACGAACTAGAACGTACCCCCATCCTCCCTCGCACAGCCAGTCTGTTAAATTGAGGGGCTAATCTATCAATCAACATCCCAAACGGAGTCAACCAATGAGCGTCATCGCTAAACTCGAATTGCTTCCCGAAGTGGAAGCCTTTCTGAACAAGAGTCCTTTCGCCAGTTTCGTTGGTGGGAAAGAGTTTCCAGCTGCGTCTGGCAAGTTGATTCCAACACTTGACCCTGGCTCTGGCGAAACCATTGCTGAAATCCATGATTTGGACGCCAGTGAGATCGATCGCGCCGTTGACATCGCCAACGAAGCGTTCCCCGCTTGGTCCGGATTGACACAACCGGAACGGAGTCAAATTTTGCTGCAGTTGGCTGCGGCTGTTGAAAAACACAAACCGATCATTGCTCAGATTGAATCGCTGGACGCCGGCAAGATCCAGGCTCAAGCTGCAGGTGACGTTCAAAACTTCGTCGACACCCTTCGCTACTTTGTTGGTCTGGCCGATCAAGTCCAAACGCGAACAAAACTGGATTCGCCAGGATACGATGCTTGGACCTATAAGCAGCCCTGGGGTGCATGTGCTTTCATTTTCCCTTGGAACTTTCCGTTTCTTTTGATCGGCTGGGGAATTTCACCCGCTTTGGCGGCCGGAAACACCGTGGTGATCAAACCGGCTGAAGACACCTCGTTGTCGGCGCTATATCTAGCACAACTAGCAAAAGAGATTGGCGTTCCTGACGGAGTCATCAACGTAGTCACCGGACGCGGGGCGACCGCCGGGGCAGCGCTTACCCAAAACAAGAACATCAAGCGGATGTCTTTCACCGGTTCACCAGAAGTCGGCCAGTTGGTCGGCGAGGCATGCGGCCGCAATCTCATTCCAGTCAAATTGGAATTGGGTGGTAAAGGGGCAGCGGTTGTTTTCGACGATGTCGATGTCGCGGAAACGGCAAAAGCCCTTGTCGGGGCAATCACGTTCCACAGCGGACAGGTCTGTTGCGATGCGACTCGCTGGTTGATTCAAGAAGACATCTACGACGAATTTGTCGCTCAGTGCATCAAATTGATGAAGGATGTGAAAATCGGTCATCCACTTGACCCCAACAGTCAGATGGGACCTGTCGTCAATCCCAAGCAGTGCGAACGCGTCCTTGGCTACCAAACAAAAGGCAAAGCTGGCGGAGCGGAATGTATCTACGGCGGAGGTGCCGCCACCGTCGAGGGATATGAAGGAAATTATGTCAATCCAGCACTGCTGGCAGGGACCCTGGACAACGTTGCTGCACAGGAAGAAATTTTTGGGCCTGTCGCTTACTTGGCGAAGTTCAGCACCGAAGAAGAAGCAATCGCGATGGCCAACGATACCCAGTACGGCTTGGCCAATAGTGTTTGGACCACCGACAACGATCGTGCGGCACGTGTCGCCGAAGCGATGATCGCCGGCAATAGCTGGATCAACGCTCATAATGTCTTTGCCCAAGGCGTTCCTTATGGCGGAGTGAATAAGAGCGGAATGGGTGGCGGCGTCCTATCGGTGGAAACTCTGATGGATTATTACCGCAGCACATCGGTCGTCCGACCTCTGTAACAGCAAGTCCCACGGCTAGCGTTCCTTGGACGGTCTCTAACCTTCCAAGGGACGTCGCCTTGCCGATTCCGGCAAACCTAGTCGTCGCAACACAACAATGTCACTCCGTACTGGTCGTATCGATATGCCCCGCAATCTAGTTCATCCACGTGACGAAATCATGCGAACGATGGATCGCATCTACCGGTACCGGATGACCACGACGTCCGGCGGTAATCTTTCGATTCGTGATGAAGCGGGAAACATTTGGATCACCCCCGCCCGTGTGGACAAGGGCAATCTGACTCGCAACGACATCGTCTGCGTAAAACCAAACGGGGAAGTGGAAGGCCTTCACCCACCTTCCTCCGAATTCCCATTCCACAAAGCGATTTACGCCGCCCGCCCCGATATCAAGGCGATCGTCCACGCTCATCCGGTTGCCCTGGTTGCGTTTAGCATCTGTCAACTGGCGCCCAATACGCGGCTCTTTCATCAGGCTCATAGCGTTTGCGGCAAGGTGGGCTTTGCACCGTACGCATGCCCCGGTAGCGAGGCTCTCGGTCAAAGTATCGCGGAAACATTCTCGGAAGGCTGCGACAGTGTGATCTTGGAAAATCATGGCGTCGTCGTTGGCGGCGACTGCTTGGCATCCGCCTTCAAGCGATTCGAAGCGTTTGAGTTCGCGGGGAAAACACTTGTCAAAGCAAATCAACTGGGGGAGGTTCGCTACCTCAGCGATACCCAATTGGAAGCGGCCGCGCAGCGTGGTGTTGATTTCCAGTCTTATGACCCGGGGGTCGCCACGGCGAGCGAGCAAGAACTTCGCCGACAACTATGCGACTTCGTCCGCAGAGGCTGCCGGCAACGATTGCTAATCAGTACCGAAGGTAGTTTTTCGGCCCGAGTCGATGGTCAGTCGTTTTTAATCACCCCCACTCAGATGGACCGTGAACTGCTTCAAGCCGACGACTTTGTCTTGGTCGATGGCGATCGTCGCGAAGCTGGAAAACTTGCCAGCCGAGCCGCTCGGGCTCACCAAGCTATTTATGCGAAACACCCTCATGTTCAGGCCATCGTTTTTGCCCACCCGGTCAATGCAACCGCATTCAGCGCGACGGCAACTCCGCTGGACGTTCGCACCATCCCGGAAAGTTACGTCTTTTTACGCGATGTAAAACGAGCAGACTACGGAGTCCAGTACGGTGACGATGGCGGGATCGCCGATTTCATCTCGGCCAGAAACCCCGCAGCCATTCTGGAAAACGATGGAGTCC comes from the Roseimaritima multifibrata genome and includes:
- a CDS encoding class II aldolase/adducin family protein produces the protein MPRNLVHPRDEIMRTMDRIYRYRMTTTSGGNLSIRDEAGNIWITPARVDKGNLTRNDIVCVKPNGEVEGLHPPSSEFPFHKAIYAARPDIKAIVHAHPVALVAFSICQLAPNTRLFHQAHSVCGKVGFAPYACPGSEALGQSIAETFSEGCDSVILENHGVVVGGDCLASAFKRFEAFEFAGKTLVKANQLGEVRYLSDTQLEAAAQRGVDFQSYDPGVATASEQELRRQLCDFVRRGCRQRLLISTEGSFSARVDGQSFLITPTQMDRELLQADDFVLVDGDRREAGKLASRAARAHQAIYAKHPHVQAIVFAHPVNATAFSATATPLDVRTIPESYVFLRDVKRADYGVQYGDDGGIADFISARNPAAILENDGVLVTGLSVLDAFDRLEVLESTAEAVINAKSIGAVSTMPTKVIDELCEAFNLH